The bacterium genome includes the window GGCCGCCCAGGTCGACATGCTATTAGAGAAGGTTTGAAGGATATTCAAGATGAGTATGGTGTTGACTACACCATTATCAATGGTGAAAATGCTGCTGGGGGCAAAGGAATGACAGAAGAAATTTGTTCTGATTTTTTCAATTGGGGCGCGGATGTCATTAGTTCTGGTAATCATGTCAGAGCAAAAAAAGAAATTGATCAAGTTTTAAAAACCAATCCTGCGGTGTTGCGTCCTTACAATTATCCTGAAAAAGTTCCTGGTGTGGGTATACATGTGGGAAAAGCAAGAAACCATCAAGCCGTTGCAACCATTAATATTTTAGGACGTGTGCACATGGCTGATGTAGCCTGTCCTTTTACCAAAGCCATGGAGGCCATTAAGGAAGCAAAAAAACAAGCGAATATCGTGATGGTTGATTTTCATGCTGAAGCAACCTCAGAAAAAAGAGCCATGGGCTGGTTTCTTAATGGAAAAGTCAGTGCCGTTGTTGGTACGCATACGCATGTTCCAACAGCAGATGCAGAAATACTACCTAATAAAACAGCCTATATCACAGACTTGGGTATGACGGGACCCTATAATTCTGTAATAGGTTTAAAAACAGAGTTAGCTTTGGAACGTTTTTTAAACAATAATAGAAAAAAGTTTGAAGTGGCCAAGGGTGATGTGCGCCTATGTGGTGCCGTTATTACAGTTGAAGATAGTGGTGAAGCTATTGCGATTGAGCAAGTTATACATAAAATAGAGCTTAATGATAAATAGTGAAGAGTGAGCAGTAATGAGAAAATATGCTTTTATAAAAGAAAACGAAAAAACTAAGAAAATAATGATTTATGAATGCAAAGAGGGTGTATATTTATTTTTATACGATAGTTTGAAAGATGTAGCCGCGTTTGCTGATTACTGGTTTGAATCACTGGAA containing:
- a CDS encoding TIGR00282 family metallophosphoesterase, with amino-acid sequence METKILVIGDVYGRPGRHAIREGLKDIQDEYGVDYTIINGENAAGGKGMTEEICSDFFNWGADVISSGNHVRAKKEIDQVLKTNPAVLRPYNYPEKVPGVGIHVGKARNHQAVATINILGRVHMADVACPFTKAMEAIKEAKKQANIVMVDFHAEATSEKRAMGWFLNGKVSAVVGTHTHVPTADAEILPNKTAYITDLGMTGPYNSVIGLKTELALERFLNNNRKKFEVAKGDVRLCGAVITVEDSGEAIAIEQVIHKIELNDK